One Acidobacteriota bacterium DNA window includes the following coding sequences:
- a CDS encoding Uma2 family endonuclease, which produces MTVVTEPQIHLWTRDEYYKMTEAGLFQGKHVELIEGQVIEMSPMGSLHATAVALVGRALEQGFGPGFFARWQMPLNAGSKSEPEPDIAIIEGTIRQFKNAHPQTAILVVEVAETSLAYDRTDKASLYARMGIPEYWIVNLIDRQLEVRRSPVVNEFQPFGFGYSEMIILTEDQHVSSLEKPAIAIAISDILP; this is translated from the coding sequence ATGACCGTCGTGACTGAACCCCAGATTCATCTTTGGACCCGTGATGAGTACTACAAAATGACGGAAGCTGGTCTTTTTCAAGGAAAACACGTTGAACTGATTGAAGGACAGGTTATTGAAATGAGTCCAATGGGAAGCCTGCACGCTACGGCAGTCGCACTGGTTGGGAGAGCGTTGGAACAGGGATTCGGACCAGGATTCTTTGCCCGGTGGCAGATGCCGTTGAATGCCGGAAGTAAATCTGAACCGGAACCTGATATTGCGATTATTGAGGGAACGATTCGGCAGTTCAAAAATGCCCATCCACAAACAGCCATCCTGGTTGTAGAAGTAGCCGAAACTTCCCTTGCCTATGACCGGACTGACAAAGCCAGCCTCTATGCCCGGATGGGCATTCCAGAGTATTGGATTGTAAATCTGATTGACCGCCAGCTTGAAGTCCGGCGCAGCCCAGTTGTTAATGAGTTTCAGCCTTTCGGTTTCGGCTATTCCGAGATGATCATTCTCACTGAAGATCAGCACGTATCCTCACTTGAAAAGCCAGCGATTGCAATTGCTATCTCTGATATTTTACCGTGA